In Defluviimonas aquaemixtae, the sequence TGCTTCGGCGATGGGGCGCGAGCCTTCGCGCGATGCCCGCTGCCAGGTCACTATCTTCATGAACTTGTGCACGCTTAGACCTCCAGTGTAGCGCGCCGCGCCCGAGGTCGGCAGCACATGATTAGTACCGGTTGCCTTGTCGCCATAGGACACCGTCGTTTCTTCGCCGAGAAACAGTGAACCGTAGCAGGTCAGCCGATCCAGCCACCAATCGAGGTTATTGGCTTGCACCGTCAGATGTTCGGGCGCGTATTCGTCAGAACAGGCGGCCATATCCTCGCGGTCGACACAAAGGATAACCTCGGCATAGTCCCGCCACGCCGCGGCGGCATTGTCGCGGTTCACCTTGGGGAGATCGTCGATCAGCGCCGGCACGCGCGCCAGGACATCTTCGGCCAGCGGACGGTGGTCGGTCACCAGCCAGACCGGCGAGTTGTAGCCGTGCTCGGCCTGGCTCACCAAGTCTGTAGCAACCAGGTGCGGGTCGGCGGTTTTGTCGGCGAGGATCAGGCTGTCGGTCGGCCCCGCGATCATGTCGATGCCGACGCGGCCGAAAAGGATGCGCTTGGCCTCGGCCACGAACTGGTTGCCGGGACCTACCAGGATGTTCGCCTTGGGCAAGCCGAACAGACCGAAGGCCATTGCAGCGACCCCCTGCACACCGCCCATCGCCATGATCTTGTCAGCTCCGCAGATATGAGCGGCGTAGACGATGGCCGGCGCGATGCCTACATCGGGCCGGGGCGGCGAGCAGGCGGTGATATGGCGCACGCCCGCGACCTTGGCCGTCGTGACCGTCATGATGGCGCTGGCAATGTGGCTGTAGCGCCCGCCCGGGACGTAGCAGCCTGCGGCATTCACGGGAATTGCCCTTTGGCCCGCGATCACGCCGGGCACGATTTCCAGGGTCTTGTCGGATACGGTGCCTTTTTGCGTACTCGCGAAGCGACGCACATTGTCATGCGAAAAGCGGATATCGTCTTTCAGCTTTTCCGGTACGTGGCTGGAGGCGGCCTCGATCTCGTCCGGCGTCAGAATGATGTTGCGATCATACCGGTCAAACTCCAGAGCAAATTCCCGCGCTCTGTCATCGCCACCGGCTTCAATGTCCGCGAGGATGTTCTTCACCGTCGCATGGACCTCCGCTGCGTCGGATTTCGACGTCAGCGCGGCCTTTTTCAGGTACCTGCGGCTCATGCCGCCTTCCCCGATGTCAGGTATCGGGACAGGGCGGATAGGCAGACTAAGACGGCAGTCCTTGGCATCTCAAATCTTCTCTCGTTTGTTGTGGCGAATGGACGAAATCAGGGCAAAGCCGATCAGCGCGACGCCGATCAGGCCAGTAAGCGTTTCGGGAATATGCATCAGCGACTGCATGAACATGATAACCGCCAGCGCGAAAATCGAATAAAAGGCACCATGTTCGAGATAGCGGAACTGATGCAGCGTGCCCTTCTCGACCAGCATGATCGTCATCGAGCGCACATACATCGCCCCGACGCCAAGTCCGATGGCGATCAAGAGGATGTTCGTGGTCAGCGCGAAGGCCCCTATCACCCCGTCGAACGAAAAGCTTGCATCCAGTACCTCTAGGTACAAGAACGCCCCCAACCCGCCGCGCGCGCCGATCTGGCTTGCCGCGCTGGCCGAGTGGTCGAGATAGGTGCCCAGTCCGTCGACCATGGTGAACGCCAGCAGCCCCATCACCGCCGATAACAAGAACGACGAGCGCTGATGTTCGGCCAGCGATTGCGAGACTATCACCACAATCACCAGCACGAAGGCGATCTCGAATCCGCGTACTGAGCCGCATTTGCGCAGCCGGCGTTCAAGGCCCTCGATCCAGTCGATGGACTTGTCCTCGTCAACGAAGAACTTCAGCGCGACCATCATCAGAAAGGTACCGCCGAAAGCTGCGATCGGCCCATGGGCATGGCCGATGATTCGCGAGTACTCGTCGGGCTCGGCCAGCGCCAGGAGCATCGCCTCGAATGGATTAACCCAGGCGAAGATGGCCACGATGGCCAGCGGAAAGACGATCCGCATCCCGAAGACGGCGATCAGGATGCCCCAGGTCAG encodes:
- the hisD gene encoding histidinol dehydrogenase, translating into MSRRYLKKAALTSKSDAAEVHATVKNILADIEAGGDDRAREFALEFDRYDRNIILTPDEIEAASSHVPEKLKDDIRFSHDNVRRFASTQKGTVSDKTLEIVPGVIAGQRAIPVNAAGCYVPGGRYSHIASAIMTVTTAKVAGVRHITACSPPRPDVGIAPAIVYAAHICGADKIMAMGGVQGVAAMAFGLFGLPKANILVGPGNQFVAEAKRILFGRVGIDMIAGPTDSLILADKTADPHLVATDLVSQAEHGYNSPVWLVTDHRPLAEDVLARVPALIDDLPKVNRDNAAAAWRDYAEVILCVDREDMAACSDEYAPEHLTVQANNLDWWLDRLTCYGSLFLGEETTVSYGDKATGTNHVLPTSGAARYTGGLSVHKFMKIVTWQRASREGSRPIAEATARISRLEGMEGHARAADARLAKFFPGEKFDLKADG
- a CDS encoding DUF475 domain-containing protein, with translation MAQPRSAIGYLKWPLVVTAIGLVLSAWLGWATEQTLNGVLSFLLVGSVLAALEISLSFDNAIVNANKLDEMTPVWRQRFLTWGILIAVFGMRIVFPLAIVAIFAWVNPFEAMLLALAEPDEYSRIIGHAHGPIAAFGGTFLMMVALKFFVDEDKSIDWIEGLERRLRKCGSVRGFEIAFVLVIVVIVSQSLAEHQRSSFLLSAVMGLLAFTMVDGLGTYLDHSASAASQIGARGGLGAFLYLEVLDASFSFDGVIGAFALTTNILLIAIGLGVGAMYVRSMTIMLVEKGTLHQFRYLEHGAFYSIFALAVIMFMQSLMHIPETLTGLIGVALIGFALISSIRHNKREKI